The following are encoded together in the Takifugu flavidus isolate HTHZ2018 chromosome 22, ASM371156v2, whole genome shotgun sequence genome:
- the LOC130519259 gene encoding lamina-associated polypeptide 2, isoforms beta/gamma-like isoform X2 — protein MPEYLDDPSVLTKDKLKSELLAHNVDLPSGNPTKDVYVQLYLKELTSQNAQPSPDTLDAFSSDEELPPPPLSDRNRSSAAKSSKKVLLGELDVTMLTDQSLRDELLIHGLDAGPIVASTRKLYEKRLQKLLDNDPPTSQVILADTKVTSNGSADPELYSDQDDEVTETPAQTEMAPEPVPVLERPLRSRGKGPLTAHAQNLQHTTVEKIAASEQTVSLEKEDVLKELLHSDLSSPTGISATCRRPIKGAAERPVTSSQLWNESLLFSPLATQTASVVENRITNRLAGVPRSSGLNSSPSRPVFAPPSAGQSKALSRGTFPWVKLLLLAVLAALFFFIYQTMEPNSISPFNVAEVGGARDENP, from the exons ATGCCGGAGTACCTGGACGACCCGTCCGTCCTGACCAAGGACAAGCTAAAGAGCGAGCTGCTGGCCCACAACGTGGATCTGCCGAGCGGCAACCCGACCAAAGACGTGTACGTGCAGCTGTACCTGAAGGAGCTTACCTCCCAGAATGCGCAGCCCTCCCCGGACACCCTGGACGCCTTCTCCAGCGACGAAGAGCTGCCGCCCCCCCCGCTCTCCGACAGGAACCGCTCATCCGCCGCG AAATCCAGCAAGAAGGTGCTTCTGGGAGAGCTGGATGTGACCATGCTGACTGACCAGAGCCTGAGGGATGAGCTGCTCATTCACGGGCTGGATGCTGGGCCCATTGTGG CTTCCACCCGTAAACTATACGAGAAGAgactccagaagctgctggacaatgacccccccacctcacagGTCATTCTGGCTGACACAAAGGTCACCTCCAATGGGAGCGCTGACCCGGAGCTGTACAGCGACCAGGACGACG AAGTGACAGAAACCCCAGCACAGACTGAGATGGCACCAGAACCAGTTCCAGTGCTGGAGAGACCCCTGAGGAGCCGAGGGAAGGGGCCCCTCACAGCTCACgcccagaacctgcagcacaCTACG GTTGAGAAGATAGCAGCCAGTGAGCAGACGGTCAGCCTGGAGAAGGAGGATGTCCTAAAGGAGTTGCTGCACTCTGACCTCAGCAGCCCAACGGGAATCAG CGCCACCTGTCGGAGACCCATCAAAGGTGCCGCCGAGCGCCCGGTCACATCCAGCCAGCTGTGGAATGAGAGCCTGCTGTTCTCCCCGCTCGCCACCCAAACTGCCTCTGTGGTGGAGAACCGCATCACCAACCGACTGGCCGGTGTGCCTCGCTCCAGCGGCCTGAACTCTTCCCCCTCCAGGCCTGTGTTTGCACCACCGTCAGCTGGTCAGAGCAAAGCATTGAGCCGCGGCACGTTTCCCtgggtgaagctgctgctgctggccgtcCTGgccgctctcttcttcttcatctaccAGACCATGGAACCCAACAGCATCAGTCCCTTTAATGTTGcagaagtgggcggggccagggaTGAAAATCCATAG
- the LOC130519259 gene encoding lamina-associated polypeptide 2, isoforms beta/gamma-like isoform X1 yields the protein MPEYLDDPSVLTKDKLKSELLAHNVDLPSGNPTKDVYVQLYLKELTSQNAQPSPDTLDAFSSDEELPPPPLSDRNRSSAAKSSKKVLLGELDVTMLTDQSLRDELLIHGLDAGPIVASTRKLYEKRLQKLLDNDPPTSQVILADTKVTSNGSADPELYSDQDDEVTETPAQTEMAPEPVPVLERPLRSRGKGPLTAHAQNLQHTTFCLKVEKIAASEQTVSLEKEDVLKELLHSDLSSPTGISATCRRPIKGAAERPVTSSQLWNESLLFSPLATQTASVVENRITNRLAGVPRSSGLNSSPSRPVFAPPSAGQSKALSRGTFPWVKLLLLAVLAALFFFIYQTMEPNSISPFNVAEVGGARDENP from the exons ATGCCGGAGTACCTGGACGACCCGTCCGTCCTGACCAAGGACAAGCTAAAGAGCGAGCTGCTGGCCCACAACGTGGATCTGCCGAGCGGCAACCCGACCAAAGACGTGTACGTGCAGCTGTACCTGAAGGAGCTTACCTCCCAGAATGCGCAGCCCTCCCCGGACACCCTGGACGCCTTCTCCAGCGACGAAGAGCTGCCGCCCCCCCCGCTCTCCGACAGGAACCGCTCATCCGCCGCG AAATCCAGCAAGAAGGTGCTTCTGGGAGAGCTGGATGTGACCATGCTGACTGACCAGAGCCTGAGGGATGAGCTGCTCATTCACGGGCTGGATGCTGGGCCCATTGTGG CTTCCACCCGTAAACTATACGAGAAGAgactccagaagctgctggacaatgacccccccacctcacagGTCATTCTGGCTGACACAAAGGTCACCTCCAATGGGAGCGCTGACCCGGAGCTGTACAGCGACCAGGACGACG AAGTGACAGAAACCCCAGCACAGACTGAGATGGCACCAGAACCAGTTCCAGTGCTGGAGAGACCCCTGAGGAGCCGAGGGAAGGGGCCCCTCACAGCTCACgcccagaacctgcagcacaCTACG TTTTGTCTGAAGGTTGAGAAGATAGCAGCCAGTGAGCAGACGGTCAGCCTGGAGAAGGAGGATGTCCTAAAGGAGTTGCTGCACTCTGACCTCAGCAGCCCAACGGGAATCAG CGCCACCTGTCGGAGACCCATCAAAGGTGCCGCCGAGCGCCCGGTCACATCCAGCCAGCTGTGGAATGAGAGCCTGCTGTTCTCCCCGCTCGCCACCCAAACTGCCTCTGTGGTGGAGAACCGCATCACCAACCGACTGGCCGGTGTGCCTCGCTCCAGCGGCCTGAACTCTTCCCCCTCCAGGCCTGTGTTTGCACCACCGTCAGCTGGTCAGAGCAAAGCATTGAGCCGCGGCACGTTTCCCtgggtgaagctgctgctgctggccgtcCTGgccgctctcttcttcttcatctaccAGACCATGGAACCCAACAGCATCAGTCCCTTTAATGTTGcagaagtgggcggggccagggaTGAAAATCCATAG
- the LOC130519259 gene encoding uncharacterized protein LOC130519259 isoform X3: protein MLELGPVEGQFWASLLVADDPSLTPAPTLMSIDGFPRLGGVSPSQGQVNVWKRTFRNQPAAGKPGVWFVSEMVPSLDRLNQGWANPVLEGQIQARISVLQVNTFTWGSTYLFESSSCLVGCKSRLESNPRGPWTLSKGGSDGSRLLVADQGTVLCSASPGPMVEKIAASEQTVSLEKEDVLKELLHSDLSSPTGISATCRRPIKGAAERPVTSSQLWNESLLFSPLATQTASVVENRITNRLAGVPRSSGLNSSPSRPVFAPPSAGQSKALSRGTFPWVKLLLLAVLAALFFFIYQTMEPNSISPFNVAEVGGARDENP from the exons ATGTTGGAGCTGGGGCCTGTTGAGGGGCAGTTCTGGGCCTCTCTTCTGGTAGCAGATGATCCTAGTCTAACTCCTGCTCCGACTCTAATGAGCATAGATGGATTCCCGAGGCTGGGGGGCGTCTCTCCATCCCAGGGGCAGGTAAATGTGTGGAAACGAACCTTCCGGAACCAACCAGCAGCAGGTAAACCTGGAGTCTGGTTTGTTTCTGAAATGGTGCCGAGTCTTGACCGcttaaaccaggggtgggcaaatccagtcctcgagggccagattcaagccagaatttctgtcctacaggtaaacactttcacctggggttccacctACCTTTTTGAAAGCagttcctgcctggtaggatgtaaatcccggcttgaatccAACCCTCGGGGTCCATGGACCTTATCTAAGGGCGGGTCTGATGGGTCCCGGCTCCTGGTGGCTGACCAAGGAACCGTTTTATGTAGCGCTTCACCAGGGCCGATG GTTGAGAAGATAGCAGCCAGTGAGCAGACGGTCAGCCTGGAGAAGGAGGATGTCCTAAAGGAGTTGCTGCACTCTGACCTCAGCAGCCCAACGGGAATCAG CGCCACCTGTCGGAGACCCATCAAAGGTGCCGCCGAGCGCCCGGTCACATCCAGCCAGCTGTGGAATGAGAGCCTGCTGTTCTCCCCGCTCGCCACCCAAACTGCCTCTGTGGTGGAGAACCGCATCACCAACCGACTGGCCGGTGTGCCTCGCTCCAGCGGCCTGAACTCTTCCCCCTCCAGGCCTGTGTTTGCACCACCGTCAGCTGGTCAGAGCAAAGCATTGAGCCGCGGCACGTTTCCCtgggtgaagctgctgctgctggccgtcCTGgccgctctcttcttcttcatctaccAGACCATGGAACCCAACAGCATCAGTCCCTTTAATGTTGcagaagtgggcggggccagggaTGAAAATCCATAG
- the strap gene encoding serine-threonine kinase receptor-associated protein isoform X1, with the protein MAMRQTPLTCSGHTRPVVDLAFSGITPYGYFLISACKDGKPMLRQGDTGDWIGTFLGHKGAVWGATLNRDATKAATAAADFTAKVWDALSGDEVLTLAHKHIVKTVTFTQDSNCLLTGGNDKLLRIYDLSSTDAAPQEIAGHTSAIKKALWCNGDKHILSAAEDKTIRLWDRCSMEEVKRLSFDTSVSSMEYVADGEVLVITYGKTIAFYNALSLDLIKSVDAPAPINSASLHPEKDFFVAGGEDFKLYKFDYSNKEELESYKGHFGPVHCVRFSPDGELYASGSEDGTLRLWQTAVGKTYGLWKCILPEDLATDNAEPLCNSPPEIKA; encoded by the exons ATGGCAATGAGACAAACTCCGCTGACATGCTCCGGCCACACTCGGCCGGTGGTGGACCTGGCTTTTAGTGGGATCACTCCCTACGGCTACTTCCTCATCAGCGCCTGCAAGG ATGGCAAGCCCATGTTGCgccagggagacacaggggactGGATCGGCACGTTTCTTGGTCACAAAGGTGCTGTCTGGGGAGCCACTCTGAACAGGGACGCCACCAAAGCCGCCACCGCAGCGGCCGACTTCACAGC GAAGGTGTGGGACGCCCTGAGCGGAGACGAGGTTCTCacgctggcacacaaacacatcgtGAAGACCGTCACCTTCACTCAG GACAGCAACTGTCTCCTGACCGGAGGCAACGACAAGCTGCTCCGTATCTACGACCTCAGCAGCACTGATGCAG CTCCTCAGGAGATCGCAGGTCATACGTCGGCTATTAAAAAAGCTCTGTGGTGCAACGGCGACAAGcacatcctgtctgctgctgaagacAAAACCATACG gcTGTGGGACAGGTGCTCAATGGAGGAAGTGAAAAGACTATCCTTTGATACGTCGGTGAGCAGCATGGAGTACGTGGCTGATGGAGAGGTTCTTGTCATCACCTACGGGAAGACCATTGCGTTCTACAATGCTCTGAG CCTAGACCTGATCAAATCTGTGGACGCCCCGGCTCCCATTAACTCAGCCTCCCTCCACCCAGAGAAGGACTTCTTTGTTGCTGGAGGAGAGGATTTCAAACTGTACAAGTTTGACTACAGCAACAAGGAGGAATTGG AGTCCTACAAGGGCCACTTTGGCCCGGTGCACTGTGTTCGCTTTAGCCCGGATGGTGAGCTCTATGCCAGCGGCTCTGAGGATGGGACGCTCCGACTGTGGCAGACCGCTGTGGGAAAAACCTATGGCTTGTGGAAGTGTATCTTACCTG AGGACCTGGCCACAGACAACGCTGAGCCGCTGTGCAACTCTCCCCCTGAGATCAAGGCCTAG
- the strap gene encoding serine-threonine kinase receptor-associated protein isoform X2, whose protein sequence is MAMRQTPLTCSGHTRPVVDLAFSGITPYGYFLISACKDGKPMLRQGDTGDWIGTFLGHKGAVWGATLNRDATKAATAAADFTAKVWDALSGDEVLTLAHKHIVKTVTFTQDSNCLLTGGNDKLLRIYDLSSTDAAPQEIAGHTSAIKKALWCNGDKHILSAAEDKTIRLWDRCSMEEVKRLSFDTSVSSMEYVADGEVLVITYGKTIAFYNALSLDLIKSVDAPAPINSASLHPEKDFFVAGGEDFKLYKFDYSNKEELESYKGHFGPVHCVRFSPDGELYASGSEDGTLRLWQTAVGKTYGLWKCILPDNIPDYS, encoded by the exons ATGGCAATGAGACAAACTCCGCTGACATGCTCCGGCCACACTCGGCCGGTGGTGGACCTGGCTTTTAGTGGGATCACTCCCTACGGCTACTTCCTCATCAGCGCCTGCAAGG ATGGCAAGCCCATGTTGCgccagggagacacaggggactGGATCGGCACGTTTCTTGGTCACAAAGGTGCTGTCTGGGGAGCCACTCTGAACAGGGACGCCACCAAAGCCGCCACCGCAGCGGCCGACTTCACAGC GAAGGTGTGGGACGCCCTGAGCGGAGACGAGGTTCTCacgctggcacacaaacacatcgtGAAGACCGTCACCTTCACTCAG GACAGCAACTGTCTCCTGACCGGAGGCAACGACAAGCTGCTCCGTATCTACGACCTCAGCAGCACTGATGCAG CTCCTCAGGAGATCGCAGGTCATACGTCGGCTATTAAAAAAGCTCTGTGGTGCAACGGCGACAAGcacatcctgtctgctgctgaagacAAAACCATACG gcTGTGGGACAGGTGCTCAATGGAGGAAGTGAAAAGACTATCCTTTGATACGTCGGTGAGCAGCATGGAGTACGTGGCTGATGGAGAGGTTCTTGTCATCACCTACGGGAAGACCATTGCGTTCTACAATGCTCTGAG CCTAGACCTGATCAAATCTGTGGACGCCCCGGCTCCCATTAACTCAGCCTCCCTCCACCCAGAGAAGGACTTCTTTGTTGCTGGAGGAGAGGATTTCAAACTGTACAAGTTTGACTACAGCAACAAGGAGGAATTGG AGTCCTACAAGGGCCACTTTGGCCCGGTGCACTGTGTTCGCTTTAGCCCGGATGGTGAGCTCTATGCCAGCGGCTCTGAGGATGGGACGCTCCGACTGTGGCAGACCGCTGTGGGAAAAACCTATGGCTTGTGGAAGTGTATCTTACCTG ATAACATTCCAGACTACAGCTGA